One window from the genome of Paraneptunicella aestuarii encodes:
- the cspD gene encoding cold shock domain-containing protein CspD, with the protein MAVGKVKWFNNAKGFGFIVPEDGGEDVFAHFSTIQMDGYRTLKAGQEVKFDVEQGPKGLHAANITLPEDSYR; encoded by the coding sequence ATGGCAGTAGGTAAAGTTAAGTGGTTTAACAACGCAAAAGGGTTTGGATTTATCGTACCAGAAGATGGTGGAGAAGATGTCTTTGCACATTTTTCAACCATTCAAATGGACGGATATAGAACCCTCAAAGCCGGTCAGGAAGTGAAGTTTGATGTTGAACAAGGCCCTAAAGGTCTTCATGCAGCAAACATTACTCTTCCAGAGGACAGCTATCGTTAA